The sequence TTGAAAGCTCTAACAAGGAATGATAATGCAAATTGCCTTGCCGAAAAACTAGCTAACCAATTCAAGAAACAACCCTGCACAAATACCACAGGTGCTAACACTGTACCTGGCACAGAACCTCAGTTTTCCAACTATCCAGACCTTTTATCCAAGTGTGACTTGGCTATTTCCAACACAAGGGATGGAAATGTAATGCCTGCCTGTGTTCCTGGCCTGGTTCCAAGTCTTGTCCTTGCTAATTTCACCAAATCTCTCTACTCTGATAGTCTCAACGACACAAAGTATAcaggaattggtattggttcagAAGATAACTGGATTGTTGTGGTCTTGACCACTAACACTCCTTCAGGAACCTTTGCTCCCTATAGTTCTAATGGTGTCAATTTGATTTCTAAATCTGGATTGATTTACTGCTCAGTGCTCTTCTTAGTTGGTTACATTTTGCTGTTATGAAACAAGGAGGTTGGCTGTTGGAATGTTTCATGGTTACAATTTTGTTACCAATCAAATGTATTGCTTGTTTCAGGGTGAGCTTAACGAAGACATCTGCTTTTCTAGTAGGAAATTGGGAGGTCCTTTTGTAACTGTTGTTTTGGTATTGTAATTCTATAGAAAGCAAGAGACAAATGGAAGAAAGAAAGCATTATTCCTAAAGGATTGTTATCTTATTGTTGTCATTATTatcaataatatcatttttgagCTTGGAAACTTTGCATTTACCAAATGATACAAATCACAAGTACAATTGGAGGTGCATAACATGGTGGTGCTAACTGATAACAGAAAACAGAGAAATGGGTTAACAATTATACTTCAAGGCTAAGGTCTTATGAAAGAAAAGCATATTAGATGAGACAGACTCCATTGAtctgaattttcattttttaaattcctTCTTCAGAAACAAAATCTAAATTGCCAGCAACACTGACTTCTTGCATCTGCCATTATTTTGCTCCATAGCAGACAAAACCAACTTTAGCACATTCTTTGgtgaactttattttttaagaatatatacTCATCACACATTCAAACTGCCTTCAATTTGGGGGAATTCACAGACAAGTATCTTCCAATCACAAGCATTAGAATCCATGTGGACTTTGCAATCTTCTCCTTCACCATCAGAAGTAACGCAGAGCTGAGAACAGTTTTCAATATCTGTGCCTGCAATCCTTTGAAAAATCCCAATATACCTTCTCTTTTCCAAATAGTATAGAGTGCTCCAGAGATTGTCCTCTGCGCCTTCCTCTCAGCTTCTGTACTCTTATCATCTTCAGATTCAGCAGCCTGAATCATGACCTTACACCTATTCACAATTCAAAACAACTTTGATCAGCAAGTGCACAACATAgcataaacaaagaaaatgcaAATGTATCACATTAGTTAATTCTCTCAAGATACAGATAGAAACTGGTTCAAATTAAGCACACCAATGAAGTACTGTTATTGATGAAAGAATGCACAAATTCCTTTAGATATTCTAGATATCTCAGATTCTCCCTAGCCACAATAATATTACTAACTCACCGATCAAGTAACTCCTCTCAACCCCTCTTCTATTTATGGACAACATGCCTTATTTCTTCAACCAGCTACCCTAGTTAACTAAATGATATAACTAGCTAACTAACTAATGGGTATCTATCAGATACATCTCAAGAAACCATAGAcctgcaaaaataaaattgttttttcttcttcttttgcatgATATTCACCAGAATCAGTAATGCAAGTAAAAAATTATGGgggaaacaaaattaaattgatcATCCACCTGATAGCTGGGTATGTCAAGATGGTCGCTGCACATTTTGAAACTGCACCAAGCATGAAAGCATAAAATGCAGAAAGTGCTTCCGGGGATGACTTTGTACCTGTTCTGTTGCTTATCTTGCCCTTTAATATTCTCTGTTTCAGCTGATCGTATGCAGTATACTGTTGGGGGAAAAATCCTTGTCTGAGTTTGGTAATCTTCTACTGAAACTTAATCTGGAAAAACAGTTCCTCTCTAGGTTTcatttgtataaatatattctaaaaGTGATACCTGAATAGATGGATTTGTTGTTAAAAGAATGGAAATGCCAAGTCCGTCATATGCTTCACTCCATGTACCCTCAGAAAGGGTCTTCCAGAGTCCCTTGGATTTTCCAAATTCACTTGTCTGCATCCTTGAGGATGCTGTATCTAAGGGCTGTAATGTACAAGAATAAGAACAAATTACTGAAGATTGCATGCCTAACAACAAGGAAAGGTTGAGTTTGGACAGTACATTGAATTAATTAGGGATCagtttgttttttttgcaaTTATTATTACATAGCAATTTACTTGAGAGAACACACTGTATtagtttatcatattattttttcgaTGGATAAGGTTCTTGCTTCGACTTGAACCAAGAAACCAACCCAAATCCCCATCACAACCAATGCAACTGCTAAGCTTAGGAGACTCTTTGTTGATCACATACTAGAAATGCCAAATATTGACCTTAGCTATCCTTGTTAAGTGCACAgaatggcaaaaaaaaaaacactcaattTTATGCTAAATTAAGAAAGCtcaatcagttggaatattaaAGAAAAGCACATCACATCTAATTAactaacaatattttttctccAACACACAATTACAATTATGCTTGCCTGTGTTATTACTATTGTACAGACCCCAGCAGCAGTGGCAACAATCAAATTAGCTGTTGTTCCAATGGACTTGTTTCCTGTTTTTTTCAAATACATCTTCCTAAAGTAGCTGTATCCATAGAAATAAATGAACGATGAAATGAAGGACTGAACGTTTTTAGTCCCAAGGCCTTGGTACAATGAAAGCACCTGACGAGTAGAAATTGCTTCCCATAATACATCAGAAATTCTCCTACACAAGACAGAGCAGCAAAATCAAATAGGCACAACTCAC comes from Glycine soja cultivar W05 chromosome 20, ASM419377v2, whole genome shotgun sequence and encodes:
- the LOC114403225 gene encoding uncharacterized GPI-anchored protein At5g19250-like, with the protein product MVLPKFSLCFWLLLSSLVILLINCPVKCDDDEEDNLYQGINKYRASLNLKALTRNDNANCLAEKLANQFKKQPCTNTTGANTVPGTEPQFSNYPDLLSKCDLAISNTRDGNVMPACVPGLVPSLVLANFTKSLYSDSLNDTKYTGIGIGSEDNWIVVVLTTNTPSGTFAPYSSNGVNLISKSGLIYCSVLFLVGYILLL
- the LOC114403223 gene encoding peroxisomal adenine nucleotide carrier 1-like; translated protein: MQLDLESLSEATSGAIGSLVSTTVLYPLDTCKTKYQAEVQAQHQRKYKRISDVLWEAISTRQVLSLYQGLGTKNVQSFISSFIYFYGYSYFRKMYLKKTGNKSIGTTANLIVATAAGVCTIVITQPLDTASSRMQTSEFGKSKGLWKTLSEGTWSEAYDGLGISILLTTNPSIQYTAYDQLKQRILKGKISNRTGTKSSPEALSAFYAFMLGAVSKCAATILTYPAIRCKVMIQAAESEDDKSTEAERKAQRTISGALYTIWKREGILGFFKGLQAQILKTVLSSALLLMVKEKIAKSTWILMLVIGRYLSVNSPKLKAV